One part of the Glycine max cultivar Williams 82 chromosome 14, Glycine_max_v4.0, whole genome shotgun sequence genome encodes these proteins:
- the LOC112999324 gene encoding uncharacterized protein: protein MEQSKEKNTTWLLVPQFRDWDQKGQVPDYSFDFSKIREMRKQNNTNISRASLGNEEKLMASSTTSNTSTIHSDDHQHPYYHQTNSPTIRSLSFLFY from the exons ATGGAGCAAAGTAAAGAG AAAAATACAACTTGGTTATTAGTGCCACAGTTTAGGGACTGGGATCAAAAGGGACAAGTGCCAGACTACTCTTTTGATTTCTCTAAAATTCGGGAAATGAGGAAGCAAAACAATACAAATATTTCAAGGGCAAGTCTTGGTAATGAAGAAAAGCTCATGGCTTCTTCTACCACTAGCAATACAAGCACTATCCACAGTGATGACCACCAGCACCCGTACTACCACCAAACCAACTCTCCAACTATAAGATCACtatcattcttattttattag
- the LOC548093 gene encoding rudimentary enhancer — translation MANRHTIILMQTSQNRATRTFMDYESITQAMDGICALYERKLKELNPAIRNLSYDITDLYNFIDGLADMSALVYDSSIHAYLPHDRLWIKQRTFQHLKKLAH, via the exons ATG GCTAATCGGCACACGATTATTCTAATGCAGACCTCGCAGAACAGAGCAACTAGGACGTTCATGGATTATGAATCCATAACTCAGGCCATGGATG GCATATGTGCACTGTATGAAAGGAAACTGAAGGAGTTGAATCCGGCTATCAGAAATCTCTCTTATGACATTACTGATCTCTACAACTTCATAGATGGTCTTGCGGACATGAGTGCCCTAGT GTATGATAGTTCAATTCACGCTTACTTGCCGCATGATCGACTGTGGATCAAGCAACGAACATTCCAACATTTGAAGAAATTAGCACACTGA